Proteins encoded in a region of the Nitrospirota bacterium genome:
- a CDS encoding CusA/CzcA family heavy metal efflux RND transporter, translating into MIARLIEGSARNPVLVLLCVLMLTAWGGWAVFQVPLDAIPDLSDVQVIIYTEWQGRSPTLIEDQITYPVVTSLLAGPRVKRVRGVSEYGVSYVYVIFEDRTDLYWARSRVLEYLQKLTGKLPPGVTPTLGPDATGVGWVYQYALVDESGRHDLAQLRSLQDWSLRYQLESVPGVAEVAAIGGFVKQYQIEVDPNTLAAYRLPIKTIIEAVRNSNAEVSGRVLEMAGTEYVIRGRGYLRSVEDIELIPVGTDGRGTAILIRDIAHVQVGPDQRRGIAELDGKGQTVGGIVIMRAGENALTVIERVKARIQEITPALPQGVRIVPTYDRSDLIHRAMAVLREKLVEESIIVSLVAVVFLFHLRSALVAIIILPVAVLLAFIPMAYMKITSNIMSLGGIAIAIGAMVDATIVMVENAHKRLEQNPLANRTDTIIIAAKEVGRPLFFSLLVIAVSFLPIFALEAQEGRLFTPLAYTKTFAMLSATALSVTLVPVLMVILIRGRIREEARNPLSRLLIALYRPILSGALRVRWLTLVLAIAAVVITVPIFTRLGAEFMPPLNEGTILYMPTTVPGLSIPEATKVLQVQDQLLMTFPEVERVFGKMGKASTATDPAFVGMAEITVTLKPEVQWRPGMTWDRLLDDMDEKLRIPGFPNIWWMPIQTRTEMITTGVRSPVGIKVLGPDLKIIERIGLEIEQVLAGVPGTKSAFAERLNEGYYLDVIINRREAARYGLTTGDVQAVITSAIGGETVTTTVEGRERYPVNVRYKRELRDDPDRLKRVLIPTASGAQIPLGQIAEMVITQGPPSITDEAGALAGLVSVAVSGRDLRSYVRDAQRAVQDRVTLPPGYRLIWTGQYEHLVRAEARLMLVVPVTLALILLLLYLNFRSLVKSLIVLLSVPFAAIGAIWYLDYLGYNLSVAVWVGLIALAGVAAETGVVMLVYLDEAYERRMREGGMTTAQDLREAIMEGAVQRVRPKMMTAAAIMGGLLPIMWTTGTGADVMKRIAAPMVGGMVSSTILTLVVIPVLYALWRGVQLRSTNSSPET; encoded by the coding sequence ATGATCGCGCGACTCATTGAAGGAAGCGCCCGGAATCCCGTCCTGGTCCTCCTGTGTGTCTTGATGCTGACAGCCTGGGGAGGCTGGGCGGTCTTCCAGGTTCCACTGGATGCAATTCCGGATCTGTCCGATGTCCAGGTGATCATCTACACCGAATGGCAGGGCAGGAGCCCGACGCTCATTGAAGACCAGATTACCTATCCGGTCGTGACCTCTCTGCTCGCCGGGCCGAGAGTCAAACGAGTGCGTGGGGTCTCGGAATACGGAGTGTCCTATGTCTATGTCATCTTCGAAGACCGGACAGACTTGTACTGGGCGCGGAGTCGCGTGCTGGAATATCTTCAGAAGCTGACCGGCAAGCTGCCGCCCGGCGTCACGCCGACGTTGGGGCCCGACGCGACGGGTGTCGGCTGGGTCTACCAGTATGCCTTGGTGGACGAGTCCGGCAGGCACGACCTCGCTCAACTCCGCAGTCTGCAGGATTGGTCTCTGCGCTACCAATTGGAAAGTGTGCCTGGTGTGGCAGAGGTGGCGGCCATCGGCGGGTTCGTCAAGCAATATCAAATCGAAGTGGACCCGAATACGTTGGCGGCCTACCGATTGCCGATCAAGACGATCATTGAGGCAGTCAGGAACAGCAATGCGGAGGTGAGCGGCCGCGTCTTGGAAATGGCCGGGACGGAATATGTGATTCGGGGCCGAGGCTACCTGCGCTCGGTTGAGGATATTGAGCTGATCCCGGTCGGGACGGATGGCCGCGGCACGGCCATCCTGATTCGGGACATTGCCCATGTCCAAGTCGGGCCGGATCAGCGTCGGGGGATCGCCGAATTGGACGGCAAGGGCCAGACGGTGGGCGGCATCGTCATCATGCGAGCCGGCGAGAACGCCCTCACCGTGATCGAGCGGGTCAAAGCGCGGATACAAGAGATCACACCGGCGTTGCCCCAAGGCGTACGCATCGTACCGACTTACGATCGGTCTGATCTCATTCACCGGGCCATGGCGGTGCTCCGTGAAAAACTGGTGGAAGAAAGCATAATTGTCAGTCTGGTCGCGGTGGTCTTTCTGTTTCATCTCCGCAGTGCATTGGTGGCCATCATTATTTTGCCCGTGGCCGTGCTGCTGGCCTTTATTCCGATGGCCTACATGAAGATTACGTCCAACATCATGTCGCTCGGAGGCATTGCCATTGCCATCGGCGCGATGGTCGATGCCACCATTGTGATGGTGGAGAACGCGCATAAACGGCTAGAGCAAAATCCGCTGGCCAATCGGACCGATACCATTATTATCGCGGCCAAAGAAGTCGGCCGTCCCTTGTTTTTCTCGCTGTTGGTGATTGCCGTGTCATTTTTGCCGATTTTTGCCTTGGAAGCTCAGGAGGGCCGACTGTTTACGCCCTTGGCCTACACCAAGACATTCGCGATGCTTTCAGCCACTGCGCTTTCGGTGACATTGGTTCCGGTGCTGATGGTGATCCTTATCCGTGGCCGGATCCGGGAGGAAGCCAGGAATCCGTTGAGCCGGCTCCTGATCGCCCTCTATCGACCCATCCTTTCCGGCGCGTTACGTGTCAGGTGGTTGACGCTGGTATTGGCGATCGCGGCGGTGGTGATCACGGTCCCGATATTCACGAGACTCGGTGCTGAATTCATGCCGCCGCTGAACGAGGGGACCATCCTCTACATGCCGACCACGGTGCCCGGCCTTTCAATTCCCGAAGCGACGAAGGTGCTGCAGGTTCAGGACCAATTGCTCATGACATTCCCGGAAGTGGAACGGGTGTTCGGGAAAATGGGGAAGGCTTCGACTGCGACCGATCCGGCCTTTGTGGGAATGGCAGAGATTACGGTCACCCTCAAACCCGAAGTGCAATGGCGCCCCGGCATGACCTGGGATCGTTTACTGGATGACATGGATGAGAAGCTCCGGATCCCGGGCTTCCCGAATATCTGGTGGATGCCGATTCAAACTCGCACGGAAATGATTACGACCGGCGTCCGGAGTCCGGTCGGCATCAAAGTCCTGGGACCGGATCTGAAAATCATTGAGAGAATCGGATTGGAGATCGAACAGGTCTTGGCAGGCGTGCCAGGCACCAAGAGCGCATTCGCGGAACGGCTCAACGAAGGCTATTACCTGGATGTGATCATCAATCGGCGCGAAGCGGCTCGGTATGGCTTGACGACGGGAGATGTGCAGGCGGTCATCACCTCGGCCATCGGTGGAGAAACCGTCACGACGACGGTCGAGGGGCGGGAGCGATATCCGGTCAATGTCCGCTACAAACGTGAACTGCGCGATGACCCAGACCGGCTCAAACGGGTATTGATTCCCACGGCAAGCGGGGCCCAGATCCCGCTCGGACAAATTGCGGAGATGGTGATCACACAGGGACCGCCTTCGATCACTGATGAAGCGGGAGCGCTGGCCGGTCTGGTGTCGGTCGCGGTCAGTGGGCGAGACCTGCGAAGCTACGTCCGGGACGCTCAGCGAGCGGTTCAGGATCGGGTCACATTGCCTCCCGGATACCGCCTCATCTGGACGGGTCAATACGAACATTTGGTTCGAGCAGAAGCACGCTTAATGCTGGTCGTTCCCGTGACGCTTGCCCTGATTCTGTTGCTCCTCTACCTCAATTTCCGATCCCTCGTGAAATCGCTGATTGTCCTGCTGTCGGTCCCCTTCGCCGCGATCGGAGCCATCTGGTATCTTGACTATTTGGGATACAACCTGAGCGTGGCCGTGTGGGTAGGCCTGATTGCCTTGGCCGGCGTGGCGGCGGAGACGGGGGTCGTGATGCTGGTCTATCTCGATGAAGCCTATGAGCGACGAATGCGTGAAGGGGGCATGACGACGGCCCAGGACCTGCGCGAGGCCATCATGGAAGGCGCGGTCCAGCGGGTGCGGCCCAAGATGATGACCGCGGCGGCGATCATGGGAGGATTGCTTCCGATCATGTGGACGACAGGGACCGGCGCGGATGTGATGAAACGGATTGCAGCCCCCATGGTTGGGGGCATGGTCAGTTCGACCATTCTCACTCTGGTGGTCATTCCGGTCCTCTATGCCTTATGGCGAGGCGTCCAGCTTCGTTCCACGAATTCGAGCCCTGAAACGTAG
- a CDS encoding FKBP-type peptidyl-prolyl cis-trans isomerase, with the protein MRFVVSCLVALLSLGTGAAFAATPEPTNDEQKTLYALGLAISQSLSAFSLTESELDLVKSGISDGVFKKTPKVELQTFGPKIQQLQQARASVVAEAEKKAGATFLTKAAAEHGAKKTESGAILMTIKEGKGASPKATDTVKVHYHGTLTDGTVFDSSVKRGEPATFGLNQVIKCWTEGVQMMKVGGKSKLTCPSALAYGDKGAPPTIKPGSTLVFEVELLEIVAAK; encoded by the coding sequence ATGCGCTTCGTCGTCTCCTGTTTGGTCGCCCTACTCAGCCTTGGAACCGGTGCGGCATTCGCGGCAACTCCGGAACCCACGAATGATGAACAAAAAACCCTCTATGCCCTGGGATTGGCCATCAGCCAATCGCTTAGCGCCTTCAGCCTGACCGAATCGGAGCTTGATCTCGTGAAGTCCGGCATCTCCGATGGGGTCTTCAAAAAGACGCCCAAAGTAGAACTTCAGACCTTCGGACCCAAGATTCAACAATTGCAACAGGCCCGCGCATCGGTCGTCGCAGAGGCGGAAAAGAAAGCGGGAGCCACGTTCCTCACGAAAGCCGCCGCAGAGCATGGCGCCAAGAAAACCGAATCCGGTGCAATCCTCATGACCATCAAGGAAGGCAAAGGCGCGAGCCCGAAAGCCACGGATACGGTCAAGGTGCACTACCATGGCACGCTGACCGACGGGACGGTCTTCGATAGTTCCGTCAAGCGGGGCGAACCGGCCACGTTCGGACTGAACCAAGTCATCAAATGCTGGACGGAAGGCGTACAAATGATGAAAGTCGGCGGCAAGAGCAAGCTGACCTGCCCGTCGGCCCTCGCCTACGGCGACAAAGGCGCGCCCCCCACGATCAAGCCAGGCTCGACGCTGGTGTTCGAAGTCGAACTCCTCGAAATCGTCGCAGCCAAGTAG
- a CDS encoding sodium:solute symporter family protein, whose protein sequence is MILGFVILYLLLSVGIGLVAARRVHTTKDFAVAGRSLPLPIVTATVFATWFGAEAVLGISATFVKEGLRGVVADPFGSSMCLILAGLFFAPRLYRLNLLTVGDYYRVRYDRSIEVLCTLCVVASYLGWVAAQFKVLGLVFNVVTDGGVSQSAGMVIGAAIVLIYTTFGGMFSVAILDFVQISVIMGGLLYIASIVSGLAGGVGTVIDHAAAAGKLDLFPPATFSAWIPFIGAWMTMMLGSIPQQDVFQRITSAKDERTAVRGALLGGMLYFLFCFVPMFLAYAATLVDPVKFGLLLEQDSQLVLPTLIVQHTPMVAQVLFFGAVLSAVMSCSSATLLAPSVALSENVIKPMLSPLNDSAFLRLMRVVLVGFAVTVLAIALWSDASIYKMVVNTYKVTLVAAFIPLFAGLYWKRATTQGARWAIVAGLTSWLALEGFSSPTAIWPPQLVGFLAAGAGMIAGSLWPSQSSGAR, encoded by the coding sequence ATGATTCTTGGATTCGTCATTCTCTATCTGTTGCTGTCGGTCGGGATTGGGCTGGTTGCCGCCAGGCGGGTCCATACCACGAAAGATTTTGCGGTCGCTGGACGGAGTCTTCCGCTGCCGATTGTGACGGCGACGGTCTTCGCGACGTGGTTCGGCGCAGAAGCGGTGCTCGGGATTTCTGCCACGTTCGTGAAAGAGGGGTTGCGTGGCGTCGTCGCCGATCCATTCGGGTCGAGCATGTGCCTGATTCTCGCCGGACTCTTCTTCGCCCCTCGTCTCTATCGACTCAATCTGCTGACCGTCGGCGATTACTATCGAGTTCGCTATGACCGCAGCATTGAAGTCCTCTGCACCCTCTGCGTCGTCGCGTCGTACCTGGGCTGGGTCGCAGCCCAATTCAAGGTGTTGGGGTTGGTGTTTAATGTGGTCACCGATGGCGGGGTCAGCCAGTCGGCCGGCATGGTGATCGGCGCCGCGATCGTGTTGATCTACACGACATTCGGTGGGATGTTTTCCGTGGCGATCCTGGACTTTGTGCAAATCTCCGTGATCATGGGAGGGCTGCTCTATATCGCGTCTATCGTGAGCGGCTTGGCGGGGGGAGTGGGCACGGTCATCGACCATGCAGCGGCTGCCGGCAAGTTAGATCTTTTCCCTCCCGCCACGTTCTCGGCTTGGATTCCGTTCATCGGGGCCTGGATGACGATGATGTTGGGGTCGATCCCGCAACAAGATGTCTTCCAGCGCATTACCTCCGCGAAGGACGAACGGACGGCCGTGAGGGGGGCGCTGTTGGGCGGCATGCTCTACTTTCTCTTCTGTTTTGTTCCGATGTTTTTGGCCTATGCGGCGACATTGGTGGACCCGGTGAAGTTCGGTCTGCTGTTGGAACAGGATTCGCAATTGGTCTTGCCGACGCTGATCGTGCAGCACACACCGATGGTGGCTCAGGTTCTGTTCTTCGGCGCCGTCCTTTCCGCGGTCATGAGTTGTTCGAGCGCCACGTTGCTGGCGCCGTCGGTGGCCTTGAGCGAGAACGTCATCAAGCCGATGTTGTCGCCATTGAACGATTCAGCATTTCTTCGTCTGATGCGCGTGGTGTTGGTGGGGTTTGCCGTGACGGTCTTGGCGATCGCCCTCTGGTCGGACGCCAGTATCTACAAGATGGTGGTGAATACCTATAAGGTGACGCTGGTGGCGGCGTTCATTCCTCTGTTCGCGGGGCTCTATTGGAAACGAGCCACGACTCAGGGTGCGCGTTGGGCCATTGTGGCTGGCCTCACGAGCTGGCTGGCACTCGAAGGCTTCAGTTCGCCGACTGCCATATGGCCGCCGCAACTTGTCGGTTTTCTGGCCGCGGGGGCCGGCATGATCGCAGGATCGCTGTGGCCGTCGCAGTCCTCTGGCGCAAGGTAA
- a CDS encoding response regulator, whose amino-acid sequence MATILIVDDDATIRTFLCRILEEDGHEVREAANGQIGLKLYRQDPTDLMITDILMPKRDGIEVTLALTREFMEAHVIAMSGATDARSLLDIAQLFGARHVIQKPFTVEDVRRLVRITLAQ is encoded by the coding sequence ATGGCTACAATCCTGATTGTTGACGATGACGCAACCATTCGAACATTCTTGTGCCGCATTCTGGAGGAAGACGGCCATGAGGTCCGCGAAGCGGCCAATGGGCAGATCGGCCTCAAGTTGTATCGCCAAGACCCGACCGATCTGATGATTACCGACATCCTGATGCCGAAACGGGATGGAATAGAGGTCACACTCGCGCTGACGCGTGAGTTCATGGAGGCGCATGTCATTGCCATGAGCGGTGCGACAGATGCCCGAAGTCTTCTGGACATCGCCCAACTCTTCGGCGCACGGCACGTCATCCAAAAACCCTTCACCGTTGAAGATGTCCGTCGTCTCGTCCGCATCACATTGGCCCAGTAA
- a CDS encoding acid-shock protein, which translates to MKQVILSATALLVALGFGASTFAQETAPVPAPTAPAASTAPASGEMKAEGSPKTDRAAKKAERKAAKERHKAERKAERAKRKAEKKAAKEAPSAGGDMSKP; encoded by the coding sequence ATGAAACAGGTGATCTTGTCTGCCACGGCTCTACTGGTCGCCCTTGGTTTTGGCGCATCGACCTTTGCGCAGGAGACCGCTCCTGTGCCAGCTCCGACTGCGCCAGCAGCGTCCACTGCTCCGGCGTCCGGGGAGATGAAGGCGGAAGGCAGCCCGAAGACGGATCGTGCGGCGAAGAAGGCCGAACGTAAAGCCGCGAAGGAACGGCACAAAGCAGAACGCAAAGCGGAGAGAGCAAAGCGCAAGGCCGAGAAGAAAGCCGCCAAGGAAGCGCCTAGCGCAGGCGGCGACATGAGCAAGCCCTAA
- a CDS encoding copper resistance system multicopper oxidase, with protein sequence MTSARISRRFLLKRAAALGLLAAVDRLLPSYAWARAPHSAAQLSPLSGDLIDLIIAEAPFHLDGRTGMAMTINGTVPGPVIRLKEGQQATMRVTNRLQEDTSIHWHGILLPPDMDGVPGVSYAGIKPGSTFTYRFPITQSGTYWFHSHSGGQELRGMYAPLIIDPLEPEPFRYERDYVIMLSDWSFELPEGLFDKLKKQSNYYNFQKRTAGEFLTDVKRMGLWTAIQNYLMWDQMRMDPTDFADVTANTFTYLMNGRTPAGNWTGLFRPGERVRLRFIAAASMTMYDVRIPGLKMTVVQVDGQNIQPVAVDEFRIGVAETYDVIVEPTEDRAYTIFAETMDRSGYARGTLAVRAGMTGEIPDRRPRPLRTMEDMGMSMEGMTSSHGGMKIPGMDPSGSMPMMSPSGDASAGKHLHHNPGTPPMQGMHEIQDTSAGDHRHVTPPAIEPVKHGPDDHGPGNQTVAEYSQSRMGEPGRGLGGSDRRVLLYTDLKSLAPYPDQREPEREIELHLTGHMERYMWSFDGKKYSESREPIHFRYGERLRLTFLNDTMMEHPLHLHGMWMHLENGAGEYLPRKHTVIVKPAERLSVVVSADAPGRWAFHCHLLFHMEAGMFRVVEVSA encoded by the coding sequence ATGACTTCAGCCCGTATCTCCAGACGATTCCTGTTGAAGCGCGCGGCGGCGTTGGGGCTGCTCGCCGCGGTGGACCGCCTCCTTCCTTCCTATGCCTGGGCTCGCGCGCCGCATAGTGCGGCGCAACTTTCTCCTCTAAGCGGTGACCTCATCGATCTGATCATCGCCGAAGCTCCATTTCACCTCGACGGGCGAACTGGAATGGCCATGACGATCAATGGGACCGTACCGGGTCCCGTGATTCGCCTGAAGGAAGGTCAGCAGGCGACTATGCGAGTCACAAATCGTTTACAAGAAGACACGTCGATCCACTGGCACGGAATACTGCTTCCCCCCGACATGGATGGGGTGCCCGGCGTGAGTTACGCCGGCATCAAGCCGGGCTCGACCTTTACCTATCGGTTCCCGATCACACAGAGCGGCACCTACTGGTTTCATAGCCATTCAGGAGGTCAGGAACTCAGGGGGATGTATGCGCCGCTGATCATCGATCCCCTTGAACCGGAGCCGTTTCGCTACGAGCGTGACTACGTGATCATGCTCTCGGATTGGAGTTTCGAATTGCCCGAAGGCCTGTTCGACAAACTCAAAAAGCAGTCGAACTACTACAACTTCCAAAAGCGTACGGCGGGTGAGTTCTTGACAGATGTGAAGCGCATGGGGCTCTGGACGGCGATACAGAACTACTTGATGTGGGATCAGATGCGGATGGACCCCACCGACTTCGCGGATGTCACGGCGAATACATTTACCTATTTGATGAACGGTCGAACTCCCGCCGGTAACTGGACGGGGCTATTTCGTCCGGGAGAACGGGTGCGCCTGCGGTTCATCGCCGCAGCCTCGATGACTATGTATGACGTGCGCATCCCGGGTTTGAAGATGACGGTGGTGCAAGTCGATGGGCAGAACATCCAACCCGTCGCCGTGGACGAGTTCCGCATCGGAGTGGCGGAAACCTATGACGTGATCGTTGAACCGACGGAGGATCGCGCCTACACCATCTTCGCTGAGACGATGGATCGCAGCGGTTACGCACGGGGCACGCTTGCCGTGCGAGCAGGCATGACAGGGGAAATTCCTGATCGTCGTCCCAGACCGCTCCGTACGATGGAGGACATGGGTATGAGCATGGAAGGCATGACCAGTTCCCATGGCGGAATGAAAATACCCGGCATGGACCCGTCCGGCAGCATGCCCATGATGAGCCCCTCTGGCGATGCTTCAGCCGGGAAGCACCTGCACCACAATCCTGGAACTCCGCCTATGCAGGGCATGCATGAAATCCAGGATACGAGTGCAGGCGATCATCGCCACGTGACTCCGCCCGCTATCGAACCAGTCAAGCATGGCCCCGACGATCATGGCCCCGGCAATCAAACGGTAGCCGAGTATTCGCAGAGCCGGATGGGGGAACCGGGGAGAGGGCTCGGAGGCAGCGACCGGAGGGTGCTGCTCTATACCGATTTGAAAAGTCTTGCCCCCTACCCCGACCAACGTGAGCCGGAGCGTGAAATAGAACTCCACCTCACGGGCCACATGGAGCGTTATATGTGGTCCTTCGATGGCAAGAAGTATTCGGAATCCCGGGAGCCGATTCACTTCCGATACGGCGAGCGGCTGCGGTTGACCTTTCTGAACGACACGATGATGGAACATCCGCTGCATCTACATGGGATGTGGATGCACTTGGAAAACGGCGCAGGCGAGTACCTGCCGCGCAAGCATACCGTGATCGTGAAACCGGCGGAGCGGCTGTCCGTCGTGGTCAGTGCGGATGCGCCGGGCCGTTGGGCGTTTCATTGTCACCTCCTGTTTCACATGGAGGCGGGGATGTTCCGCGTCGTCGAGGTATCAGCATGA
- a CDS encoding copper resistance protein B → MTGPALPVRLSAGFLATVLIGIFGQAVVVRGVEAQSLSGPSLNITRPERTDAAASRAAYGFTMTSESPGSHGSHEPDGTRPNVLPQGDWPPPVNDQEHRLFTLVDVLEYRPSTAGGKSTSDSRWDVEGWYGGDYNRLWFKSEGQRNTAFKADYDVDLQLLYGRFIQKYYDFQIGPRVETQTFRGRNVTRGLGVIGVQGLVPYSYEFESALFIDQNGAVSARLSFTKDMLLTQRLILQTRFETNAAIQRVEAFTTGSGLNNLEFGFRLRYEVRREFAPYVGVSLDRSFGETATFVRRQGGDSSQARFVVGVRAWF, encoded by the coding sequence ATGACCGGACCTGCTCTTCCCGTCCGATTGTCTGCGGGCTTCCTCGCGACTGTTCTGATCGGCATATTCGGCCAGGCCGTCGTAGTAAGGGGCGTCGAGGCGCAATCTTTGTCCGGTCCCTCCCTTAACATTACTCGGCCGGAAAGGACCGATGCCGCCGCGTCACGGGCTGCATACGGATTCACTATGACGAGTGAATCGCCGGGGAGCCATGGCTCTCACGAGCCGGATGGGACGCGACCGAATGTCTTGCCGCAAGGGGACTGGCCTCCTCCCGTCAACGATCAGGAGCATCGTCTCTTCACGCTCGTCGATGTCCTCGAATACCGGCCAAGCACAGCGGGAGGGAAAAGCACAAGTGACTCCCGGTGGGACGTTGAAGGCTGGTACGGCGGGGATTACAACCGACTCTGGTTCAAAAGCGAAGGGCAGCGCAATACGGCCTTCAAGGCAGATTACGATGTGGACCTGCAGCTCCTGTATGGGCGGTTCATCCAGAAGTATTACGATTTTCAGATCGGTCCGCGCGTCGAGACTCAGACGTTTCGTGGCCGCAACGTGACCCGTGGGCTCGGCGTAATCGGAGTCCAGGGCCTCGTGCCGTACAGCTATGAATTCGAATCGGCTCTATTCATCGATCAAAACGGGGCGGTGTCCGCACGTCTTTCGTTTACCAAGGATATGTTGCTGACGCAACGATTGATCCTCCAGACCCGCTTCGAGACCAACGCTGCCATACAACGAGTTGAGGCGTTCACGACCGGATCGGGTCTCAATAATCTGGAATTTGGGTTTCGCCTTCGCTATGAAGTCCGGCGTGAGTTTGCGCCTTATGTGGGGGTCTCTCTGGACAGGAGTTTTGGTGAAACCGCCACGTTTGTGCGCCGGCAGGGTGGAGACTCAAGCCAGGCCCGGTTTGTCGTGGGAGTGCGGGCGTGGTTTTGA